One genomic window of Canis lupus baileyi chromosome 24, mCanLup2.hap1, whole genome shotgun sequence includes the following:
- the CTSB gene encoding cathepsin B has product MWQLLTTLSCLVMLTGAQSRLPFRALSDELVDYVNKRNTTWKAGHNFHNVDPSYLRRLCGTFLGGPKLPQRVQFAKNLILPESFDAREQWPNCPTIKEIRDQGSCGSCWAFGAVEAISDRICIRTNGHVNMEVSAEDMLTCCGDQCGDGCNGGFPAEAWNFWTKQGLVSGGLYDSHVGCRPYSIPPCEHHVNGSRPPCTGEGDTPKCSKICEPGYSPSYKEDKHYGCSSYSVSDNEKEIMAEIYKNGPVEAAFTVYSDFLLYKSGVYQHVTGEMMGGHAVRILGWGVEDGTPYWLVGNSWNTDWGDNGFFKILRGRDHCGIESEIVAGIPCTDQYWKKI; this is encoded by the exons ATGTGGCAGCTCTTAACCACTCTTAGCTGCCTGGTGATGCTGACCGGTGCCCAGAGCAGGCTGCCTTTCCGTGCCTTGTCGGATGAGCTGGTCGACTATGTTAACAAACGTAACACTACGTGGAAG GCTGGACACAACTTCCATAACGTGGACCCGAGCTACCTGAGGAGGCTATGTGGCACCTTCCTGGGTGGGCCGAAGCTGCCACAGAG AGTTCAGTTTGCCAAGAACCTGATTCTGCCGGAAAGTTTCGATGCCCGCGAACAGTGGCCTAACTGCCCGACCATCAAAGAGATCCGAGACCAGGGTTCCTGCGGTTCTTGCTGG GCATTTGGGGCCGTGGAAGCCATTTCTGACCGGATCTGCATCCGCACCAATGGGCACGTCAACATGGAGGTGTCTGCCGAGGACATGCTCACCTGCTGTGGCGACCAGTGTGGGGACGG CTGTAATGGAGGCTTTCCTGCTGAAGCTTGGAACTTCTGGACAAAGCAAGGCCTGGTGTCGGGGGGCCTCTATGACTCTCATGTGG GCTGCAGACCCTACTCCATCCCTCCCTGTGAGCACCACGTGAACGGCTCCCGGCCCCCATGCACAGGGGAGGGGGATACCCCCAAGTGCAGCAAGATCTGCGAGCCCGGCTACTCGCCGTCCTACAAAGAAGACAAACACTACG GATGCAGTTCCTACAGTGTGTCCGATAACGAGAAGGAGATCATGGCAGAGATCTACAAAAACGGCCCGGTGGAGGCGGCCTTCACCGTGTACTCCGACTTCCTGCTGTACAAGTCCG GAGTGTACCAGCACGTCACTGGAGAGATGATGGGAGGCCATGCCGTCCGTATCCTGGGCTGGGGAGTGGAGGATGGCACACCCTACTGGCTGGTTGGCAACTCCTGGAACACTGACTGGGGCGACAATG GCTTCTTTAAAATCCTCAGAGGACGGGATCACTGTGGAATTGAATCTGAAATCGTGGCTGGAATCCCATGTACTGACCAGTACTGGAAAAAGATCTAA